CGAAGCACATCACGCATAAACACTTGATAGTTGCGGTCATTACGATTGTGCATCAGGATTATCGGCACTTGTAGCTCAGCTGCAACAGTTGCCATGTGTGGGTCAGCTTTTGCTCCCCAAATATCATTGATGATACTGGCCCCAGCAAGGATAGCCTCCTTAGCCACTTTCGCCTTATAGGTGTCAATAGAAATCGGCACTTGAACATGTTGAACCAATGCTTTGATGACTGGAATAACCCGATCTAGTTCTTCTTCAACAGAAATCTGTTCATAACCTGGTCGAGTGGATTCTCCACCAATATCAATGATATCAGCACCATGCTCTACCATTTCAATCGCGTGTTTAATTGCTGTATCAAAATGAGAATATTGGCCTCCATCAGAAAAAGAATCAGGGGTTACATTTAAAATCCCCATGATTAAGGTTTTTTTGCCATAATCAAGCTGGTACGGACCACACTGAATAATATTTGTTTGCCTTTTTTCCATACTTTTTTCCTCCTGTAAAGACCAATGCCCCTAACATGGACAAAAAAATATCACATTTGTCTATCTCTATCATACATGAAGATGAAATTATTTTCATTTCTACATATTACGACATGATCCTATAATCTATCAAACACAAAAAAAGACATTAGCCGCTAAGCTAATGTCTCTTATTGTATTGACTATTCTTCAAACTGGTAAAGTGGAGTACTAAAGTAACGCTCACCATTATCAGGTATAATTGCTAATACTTTCTTACCTTTACCTAGTTGTTTTGCTACTTTTAAAGCGGCAGAAATGGCTGCTCCACCAGATACTCCCGCAAGAATTCCTTCTTTGCTTGCAGTATTTCGAGCTGCTTCATACGCTTGATCAGTAGTAATCTGAATTATTTCATCGTAAATCTTCGTATCCAATACTTTTGGTATAAAGCCTGCTCCAATACCTTGGATTTTATGAGGACCTGGTTTTCCACCTGATAATACTGGTGAATCAGAAGGTTCTACTGCATATACTTTAACTCCAGGAATTTCTTCACGAAGAACTTGACCGACACCAGTAATGGTACCACCTGTTCCAATACCTGCGATAAATGCATCTAATTGTCCGCCAACTTGTTCAACGATTTCTTTTGCGGTTGTATTTTTGTGAACTTCTGGGTTTGCAAAGTTGTTAAATTGTTGAGGAACGAAGTAGCCATTTTCTTTTGCAAGCTCTTCTGCTTTGCGAATTGCACCGCCCATTCCTTCAGGTCCAGGAGTTAATACTAATTCAGCTCCATAAGCACGAAGTAAATTACGACGTTCTAAGCTCATTGTTTCAGGCATTACTAAAATAGCTCTATATCCTTTAGCAGCAGCAATCATTGCTAAACCAATTCCTGTATTTCCACTTGTAGGCTCAATAATTGTATCGCCTGGTTTTAAGCTACCCTCTGCTTCTGCAGCTTCAATCATCGATAAAGCAATACGATCTTTTACACTGCTTCCTGGATTAAAGTACTCTAACTTTAAATAAACATCAGCACTGTTCTCATCTACTACACGATTTAATTTTACGATCGGTGTTTGTCCTACTAATTCTGCTACAGAATTTGCTACACGTGACATATCTCTCCACCTCT
The DNA window shown above is from Bacillus sp. T3 and carries:
- the folP gene encoding dihydropteroate synthase, which translates into the protein MEKRQTNIIQCGPYQLDYGKKTLIMGILNVTPDSFSDGGQYSHFDTAIKHAIEMVEHGADIIDIGGESTRPGYEQISVEEELDRVIPVIKALVQHVQVPISIDTYKAKVAKEAILAGASIINDIWGAKADPHMATVAAELQVPIILMHNRNDRNYQVFMRDVLRDLYESILLVKQAGVNDENIILDPGIGFARDLDENLETMRNLDKIVSLGYPVLLGTSRKSMIGNVLNLPPSERLEGTGATVCYGIQKGCQIVRVHDVKEIARMAKMMDAMIGKGE
- the cysK gene encoding cysteine synthase A, which produces MSRVANSVAELVGQTPIVKLNRVVDENSADVYLKLEYFNPGSSVKDRIALSMIEAAEAEGSLKPGDTIIEPTSGNTGIGLAMIAAAKGYRAILVMPETMSLERRNLLRAYGAELVLTPGPEGMGGAIRKAEELAKENGYFVPQQFNNFANPEVHKNTTAKEIVEQVGGQLDAFIAGIGTGGTITGVGQVLREEIPGVKVYAVEPSDSPVLSGGKPGPHKIQGIGAGFIPKVLDTKIYDEIIQITTDQAYEAARNTASKEGILAGVSGGAAISAALKVAKQLGKGKKVLAIIPDNGERYFSTPLYQFEE